The following is a genomic window from Desulforhopalus sp..
GAGCAGTTTCCATGGAAGAGTTGGTGTCTCAACTGCAATATGTTGATATCATTATTAGTTCGACAGGTGCAACCGAGATCATCCTACATAAGGAGCAAGTGAAATCGGTGATGCGGGCGAGAATGAACAATCCCCTCTTCTTCATCGATATAGCCGTGCCCCGTGACCTTGATCCACGGCTTATCGAAATCGATAATGTATATCTGTACGATATCGATGATCTGAGCAATGTCGTTGAGATTAACAAATCTGAACGTGATAAGGAGGCGGTGAAGGCTGCGAGAATTGTCGAGGAAGAAACACTCAAGTTTCTGAATTGGTATCAGGGGGTATCAGTTTCACCAACCATCCAGGCTCTAAAGAAAAAAATTGATTCCATCGCATTAAGCGAACTGGAGCGGACTTTAGCGAAGATGCCTCAGGTTACTGATGCAGACCGGAAGACTCTTGTTCGGATGATGGAGGCTTTCTCTGCGAAAATTCTCCACGACCCCCTCATGTATCTGAAGAGTGAATCATGTTCCGGACGAGACAATAGTGACCAGAAGGTAACTATCGTTCGTGAACTGTTCGGTTTGACCAGAGAAAATGATGAACGATAACCTCACCGAACTTTTAGAAAATGAATGGTATCTGGTCAGGCATTCCGGTGAGACACCGGAAATTGCCCTGCACTCCGCCATCTATTACCTGATTCGAGCGAAAGACGGCCCTCGGCTGGTGCTCAGTGAGGAACAGATGAACTGGCTTCGGCAAGCAGCAGTAGAGAGATTCTCAGAAATCATTCTCCGCGATCTTCACCATGTCAATAGTGGAACCCCGATATACCGCGGAATCAGTCGATCGATAATCAATTATCGGAGGTTCTGTACTTTCTGTGAGCGGCAAAACATCGATCCCAGCCGCCTGCGTCAGCAAGTGGCGGAGGCCTTGATTGTATTTCTTGTTATCGAGCTTGCCGAAGTCAGTGAGGCAAAGCGTCTATCTATTATTAATTGCACGTACCACGAACTACAGAAGTTTGCGGAGGAGCTGGGAGTGGACCTCAATAGCGGGGTTTCCGATATTGCTGCTTTTTGTCTTTCTAATCAATAATATTTCGATATTTTTCCGCATAGTTCTTCTTTTCATCCACTGCCCAGGCTTTCGTACCGGTCGAATAAGCTGACAGGTTGGCGCCTATCGTACTGATGACCCACCGGCAGTATCCCAAGCCGAGTCTTGGTTGTAGTTGCTCTTTTTGCCACAACCAAGTCTGTATCATCCGGTCGTGGCGGAATTGGCGGTTTTCTTCCCACAAAATAAAGCCCTGGGTGTTACCAATGGGGCGATGTTGAAGAGCTATGGGTGGACGGCGTGCACACAGATTCCCGAGAAATGGTGTTCGGAGACGTCCACACGTTCCGAGTGATCAGGCAGAAAATGTCATCTTCCCACGGTAATTTTACAATTCGTACGTGTTTGTCATGGTATTTGTTTGGTTGTTCTGTTATCACTTGTGGAACAAAAAATAGTCTCTATCCAGCTGCCGAACTCCTCTGTTATATGTTTATGAAAATTATTCGCAATTGTATTGTTTTCCAATTGGTACTTTGTTTTCTCGCTTTTTCCGCAGGGTCGTACGCCGCTTCAACCGAAGCTGGGAAAGTAGACCAAAAGCGAAACCGGTTTATTGGCTATTTGCTCAACAAGCAATTGCCGGCTCTCCACTTTAGCGACAAAGAGGTCAATGACGAATTGGCTAAGGCCGCTTTTCATCTCTATATCAAGCAACTGGATTATCAGAAGCGCTTTCTTCTCAAAAAGGATGTCGAGCAACTGTCTGCTTTTGCCCCGTACATAGATGACAATCTTGCCAATGGTCGCATTACCCTGCCAGACACCGGATATGACATAATTAACGAGAAAATTGATTTGGTGCAGAAGACAGTCGATTCCATGCTCGCTAGCAATACGGTGAAGATCTCCGCTGGAGTTGGGGTCGTGACGGTTGGAAGTTTTGATGTTCAGAAAAAGGAATCCTACGAAACCGATCCTGAGAAGATCGATTTTGCTCAGGATATTAAAGAATTAAGTGATCGTTGGCGAAAGCTGATCAAGGCCCAGGTGATCTCCCAATTTCTTGATCTCGAAGAGGAACAGGCGAAGCCTAAGGACAAAGACAAGGCAGGGAAAAAGAAGAGCGAAGAAGAGCTATGGCAGGAAGCGTTAAATAAAGTCAGCAAACGAAACAAGACCTTTTTCCTCCGGCTTCGTCAGGAAACCCTGCAGGATCATTACGATCGATTCTTCAACTGTGTAGCTCGAGCCTTTGACCCACACACCAACTATATCCCCCCAGCTGGCAAGGAGCAATTTGATATAAGTATGCGCGGGAGCCTTGAAGGTATAGGCGCGCTGCTCCGGGAAGATGATGGCTTTATAAAGGTGGTTCGTATAATTCCCGGCAGTGCCTCGGCGCGGCAGGGTACCCTGAAAGCGGAGGATATCATTCTTCAGGTCGCACAGGAAAAGGAAGAACCGGTGGACATTTCCGACATGCGACTGCGCGATGCTGTTCGGCTCATTCGAGGACCGAAGGGGAAGGCTGTTTCGTTGACGGTAAAAAAGGTCGATGGCAGTACCCAGGTTGTACGAATTGTTCGTGACGTAGTGCAAATAGAAGAAACGTTTGTCAAAAGCACAATTATAGAGTCGCCGGGCGGAGGAAAAACCGGATACATTTTTATTCCGAGTTTCTACCGTGATTTTGAGGGCACTCGCAACGGCTCGAAGGGTCGTAATTCAACTGATGATACCCTAAAGGAGATCGTTTCTCTTAAGAAAGAGAACGTCGACGGTATCGTTTTGGACTTGCGCGACGACGGTGGCGGGGCCTTGGTTGATGCCGTTGATATAGCAGGGCTTTTTATTAAATCAGGCCCAATTGTCCAGGTTAAGAACAGCTTTGGCGACAAGCGGGTGCTGAGCGATACCGACGAAAAAGAGTATTACGATGGACCTTTGGTGGTGTTGGTAAACAAGTTTTCAGCATCGGCTTCGGAGATTGTTGCAGCTGCGCTTCAGGATTATAAGCGAGCGGTTGTTGTTGGTAGCAAGCACACCCACGGCAAGGGAACAGTTCAGACGATTATTGACCTGAACGAGAACATCCCCCTTCTTCACCTCGGAAAGTATGAGGACCTTGGGGTATTGAAGGTGATGATCCAAAAGTTCTACCGGGTTAACGGAAGTTCCACCCAATACAAAGGAGTCGAACCGGACATCTTTTTACCCAATCTTTTCGAGCATATCAAATCAGGAGAGCGATATCTGGATTATTCTTTGCCGTGGGACGCCATCGAGCCAATACATTTTACCCCTTGGAGTGACAAATCCTTTGATTTGGAGCAACTTCGCAAGTTAAGCAAGGAGCGGGGCGAAAAAGATGAGGGACTGAAAACCATAGAGGAAGAGGCTGTCAAGGCCGCCTATCGTGCCGAGCATAGTGTTATGCCAATTGATCTTGCCGATATGCGCAATCAGCGACAGGAATCGCGGCTGGTGCGGGAAAAGATCGGGACCCATTATCGCAAATATCGAGAAGAGCAGGGCGAGGGGGGCGAATTCGACGAGCCTGAAGATGAAAAGGGTGATCCAAAAGAAATCTGGTTGAAAAATGTTAAGGAGGATCCGTACATCCGCGAGGCGGTCAACATAGTCGGCGATATTAGCCATGTGCCGCGGTTGTAAAACGTCTGGGGACCCTCTCTTTACAGCCTTTTTCACTCCTGGATGAGTTTGAAAATATTGTTGAAAAAGAGGGGAAAAGGTGCTAGAGATGTCAATTTGTGAATGGTCATTCATCTATTTTTTCGTTGATAATCGACCATAAACTAAACACTAACTCCTTAATTATAGGTTGTATTTGCATGGATCTTGCTGAAGGTTTTCGGAACCACAAGGAAAAAATCATAGACAAATGGGTAGAGTATACATTGTCAACCTATGGTTCGTCAGGTTTCTTCATCAAGGAGCGTGATAAATTTGCCAATCCAGTCGGTGGAAATATCCGAGAGGCCTTTGGCAGGCTCTTTCCCCTTTTGGTCAAAGGGGCCGATTCGAAAGAATTTTTTGCGCCATTAGAGCAGATAATGAGCATTCGCTCGGTTCAGGATTTTTCGCCGTCACAGGCGGTGGCGCCGCTCAATGCATTGAAGCATATAACCAGAGAGGTCTTTACCGCTGACAAGGAGCGACGTCACCTGGTGCAGGAGCTGTATGATTTTGAATTTGCAATCGATCTTGCCATGCTTGCAGCGTTTGATATTTACATGCAGTGCCGGGAACGTTTGTATAAGGTGCGCATTGCCGAGATCAAGTCAGGGAGCCATATATTAACAGATAGCAGGTGTCCATCAAAGCTGCTGTCTGAAGATAATACAAAAGTTTTAAAATGAGGATAATGGTATTTTAACTGGTTTCCATGCATGAAACAGCCGGCTCTGTTTGATTTGTGTGGATTCCAAAACAGTTCAATTGAAGCGAGGTAAGAAATGAAGTACGCCTTCTCATTCCTGGCAGTCATTGCGTTGGTTCTGATTGCTTGGCTCGGATCTCAGATACCCGGGATGCCCTATCTGTTCGGTGTCGCCCTGCCGTATCTGGCCATAATGATCTTCCTTGGCGGCTGTGTCTACAAGGTGGTGCAGTGGGCGAAATCCCCGGTACCATTTCCGATACAGACTACCTGCGGACAAGGGAAATCATTAGATTTTATCAAGCATGACAGGCTAGAGGCCCCCTTTACGACTGCCGAAGTCGTGGCCAGAATGTTTCTGGAGATAGTGACCTTTCGCTCTCTCTTCAGAAACACCAAGTCGGAGATACATGAAGGACCGCATATTACCTACGAGTCATCCAAATGGCTTTGGGTTTTTGCCCTGATTTTCCATTATTCGTTTCTGTCGATCGTTGTTCGCCATATGCGCCTTTTCCTCGATCCGGTACCGGCCTGGATCGGCTGGTGGGAATTCATTGATGGCATTTTCGAGGTTGGTGCACCTACCTGGTACATGAGCGATGTCGGTCTGGTTGCCGGTTGTCTTCTCCTGTTCAGCAGGCGATTGATTACTCGCCATGTCCGCTACATCTCCCTGATGAATGATTACTTCCCGCTGGTGCTGATATTTGCCGTCGCGGTAACCGGCATTCTCATGAGATTTGTCCTGCGTACCGACATAGACATCGTTAACATCAAACAACTGACCGTTGGTTTGGTGTCACTGTCTCCGACTATTGGTGCTAAAATCGGCTCTATATTCTACATCCATGTTTTCTTGGTGTGCATATTGCTTGCATACTTCCCCTTCAGCAAGCTCATGCATTTCGCCGGTGTGTTTCTTAGCCCAACGAGGAATCTTAAGAATAACAGCCGGGCGGTGCGTCATCTGAATCCCTGGAATCCAAAGATTACCCCTCATTCCTATGCAGGTTATGAGGATGAATTCCGCGAGTTTATGGTGGATGCAGGGATTCCGGTTGAAAAGGAGCTTTCTCCGGCAAAGGATGAAAAATAACGTTATTGACCCAATACTAGCTTAAGAGGAATAGTTACGATGGCAGTTCCAAAATTACAACAATTATCGAAAAGCGTAGTGCAGGGACCATCCTTGGCGACAGGAGCGATACCTACCATGGAGTGGATGGACATCCCGGTAGTCTTTAAATCCGGGAATTACGCCTACCCTGCCAAAAAAGAGAAGGTGGAATATCTTAACAGCCAATCCGGCTTGTCTTTCCCAAATGCCAGGGAGTGGTCTCCTGAGGATGATGATTGGAAATTGCAAGATGGGTGGCAAGATATCATCATCAGAGGACTTAAGGAGAGGCTTGATAAATTCCGTTCTTTGAAAATCTTTATGGATTGCTGTGTCCGGTGTGGTGCATGCGCCGACAAGTGTCACTTCTTTCTTGGAACAGGTGATCCAAAAAATATGCCGGTACTTCGGGCTGAACTCCTGAGATCGGTATATCGCAATGAATTTACTCTAGCCGGCAAAATTTTAGGCAAGATGGCTGGTGCCAGAGAGATGACTGCGGCCGTTTTAAAAGAATGGTTCATGTACTCGTACCAATGCACAGAATGTAGACGGTGCTCGGTTTTTTGCCCATACGGTATAGACACCGCAGAGGTGACCATGATGCTTCGCGAATTATTGCATCTGGTGGGTGTGGGTATTAACTGGATTCTTGAACCGGCCTCAAATTCAAACCGTACCGGTAACCACATGGGGTTGCAACCACATACTTTCAAGGATAACGTTGAGTTCCTTGTTGATGATGTTGAAAACCTGACTGGGATTAGGCCAAATATCTCTTTTAACCGAAAGGGTGCCGAGGTCCTGTTTATCACTCCGTCCGCCGACGTTTTCGCAGAACCGGGTTTATATACAGCGATGGGCTATTTGATCCTATTTGAGGCGATTGGCCTTGATTATACCTGGTCAACCTATGCCTCTGAGGGTGGCAACTTTGGTCTCTTCACAAATAATGAGACCATGAAGAAACTCAATGCCAAGATGTACGCCGAAGCGAAACGTTTAGGGGTGAAATACATCATAGGTGGTGAGTGTGGGCATATGTGGCGTGTCGTGCATCAGTATATGGATACCATGAATGGTCCTGCAGACTTCCTTGAAGTACCAAAATCGCCCATTACTGGTACCGTATTTAGCAATGCCGCATCGTCCAAAATGGTACACATAAGTGAGTTTACTGCTGATCTCATCAAGAATGGCAAATTGAAACTTGACAAAAGCCGCAATAGCCACGTTAAGGCAACATTCCACGATTCATGTAACACCTCCCGAGCAATGGGACTGTTGGATGAGCCTCGTTATATTCTTGATCATGTTGTTGATTGGGTGGAGATGCCGGAAAATACCATTCGAGAGCAGACTTTCTGTTGTGGTTCCGGTACCGGTCTCAATACCGACGAGATTATGGAGCTGAGAATGCGTTCAGGATTGCCGCGAGCCAATGCAGTGAAATATGTTCAGGAAAAGCATGGAGTGAACATGCTGTCTTGTGTCTGCGCGATCGACCGGGCTACGCTGACTTCCCTCATGAACTACTGGAATCCTGGGGTTGGAGTCTGTGGATTGAGTGAGTTGGTTGCCAATGCGCTTGTTCAAGAAGGCGAAACCCGCGGTGAGCTTGATGAAGGCCTCCGTACCATGCTATAGAAAATCCTGAACAGAACATAGGAGTAACGGTAATGTACAATAAAGGAACAATAATACCTGGACTAATCATTTTCGTCCTGTTGATAACCTTCCCGCTCTGGTTCAATGCGTTCTCGAAGGCAAGCACGGTACCTAAAGTAGAGCTGCCGCCTGGGGGGCAAAAGGAATGTGTCGCACCTGCTGCCGAGATGCGTGCCAATCATATGGTGCTCCTCAATGAATGGCGCGATGATGTCCTTCGTGACGGCAATCGCGTTGCGGTAAAAGTTGGTGGCGTGGAATATCGCAAGGGACTGCAGACGGCTTGTATGGCATGTCATACCAATAAGGAGAAGTTTTGTGACACTTGTCATGTTTACACCTCTGTAAAACCCTTCTGCTGGGATTGTCATTTGACCCCGAGTGTGTTGGCGGCAAAGAAGGAGACAAACTAATGGATAAGCAAAGAAGAAAATTTCTGAAAATTGCCGGAGCAACTGCCTTGGCCGGGATCAGTGCCCCGGTTGTGGTCAATTTGACTGGATCGCCAGCTGTAGCCTCGGCAGCCAAGAATCAAGCCTCTGCCCAAGCCGCTGCAGCTGGTGGCCACGGGGATGACACTGCTCCAAAGGGAGTAAAGCTTGGCCTTTTAATCGACATGCGCAAGCTCTATGGACATCCTGAACTGCTTGACAAGGCAACTCAGGCTTGCAACAAAGCGCATAATATTCCGAAGATTGACAATAAGAAAAGTGAGATCAAGTGGATATGGAAAACCCCATTCGCCAACGCTTTCACTGATCAGTCGACCAGCAATGCATCGTATACTACACGTAATAACGATTTCTTAGTTCTCTGTAACCACTGTGCGGAGCCACCATGTGTTCGTGTTTGTCCGACGAAGGCAACCTTTGTCGACAAAAAGACGGGCATCGTGGCAATGGATTTCCATCGCTGTATTGGCTGCCGGTTTTGTATGATGGGTTGTCCTTATGGAGCGAGGAGTTTCAACTGGATGGATCCGCTACCTTTTATCGAAGAGTTGAATCCTGATTTCCCTGCTCGTATGCGCGGTGTTGTTGAAAAATGCAACTTTTGTGGGGAACGTCTGGCACTTGGCAAAGAACCCGCGTGTGTAGAGGCAGTCAAGGAAGCTGGTGCGATAATCTTTGGGGATCTTAATGATCCTAACTCAGAAATTCGCCGTATTCTTGACAAGGAGCATACCATCCAGAGGCAAGCGGCCTATGGAACCAAACCGTCAGTCTTTTACATAGTGTGAGGATGTCATGATCGAAAAAGCGTTAAAAGGAAACCCTGCCTACTGGATGTGGCTGGCATTTTTGAGCGCATTCATTGCGGTGGGAGGAATTTGTTATCTCAGACAATTTCTCTTTGGTATGCATTTGACAGGTATGGGCCGTGACTTGTCATGGGGCTTGTACATTTCCCAGTTTACTTTTCTTGTTGGTGTTGCGGCGGGAGGGTTGATGTTGGTTCTCCCCTACTATATTCACAACTACAAAGCGTTCGGCAGGATGACCATACTTGGCGAATTCCTGGCGATTTCCTCCATCGTCATGTGCCTTATGTTCATCATGGCTGATATTGGACAGCCCCTGCGTGGGCTGAATATGATCTTTCATCCAACCCCGAACTCCATGCTCTTTTGGGACATGGTGGTTTTGCTCGGATATCTTGGGCTAAATGTCATCTGCGGTTGGGTCATCCTAACGGCTGAACGTAAGCAGGTGAAACCGCCGAAGTGGGTATACATCTTTGTGTATATTTCAATTCCATTTGCTGTTTCAATCCACACAGTTACCGCCATGCTCTACTGCGGTCTGCCTGGTCGTCATTTTTGGCTGTCGGCAATTACCGCGCCAAGGTTTCTTGCATCAGCCTTTGCCGCAGGGCCAGCTCTGATTGTTATTGCCTGTCTCATCATGAAACGGATTGCTCATTTTGATGTTGGCAAGGAAGCTATCAACAAATTGACGACGATCATTATGTATGCGGCTCTCATTAACGCATTCTTTGTATGTCTTGAATTCTTTGTTGGTTATTACTCAAACATCCCTGGCCATAAGCATGCCCTTGAGTATCTCTTTTTTGGTCTTGAGCATCATGGCCACGTGTACAATAATCTAGTGCCTTTCATGTGGACTTCGGTGGTTTTTTGCTTTGGTGGTCTTGGTCTGTTTGCCTACATGAAGATTGCCAACTGGTCCACTGATTTCTTCATAGGGATTGGCTGTGCCTTGATCTTCATCGCCCTGTGGCTTGATAAGGGTCTAGGGTTCGTCATGGGTGGATTAGCAGTCAATCCGCTAGATGAGGTTGTGGAATATATTCCCACTGCCAATGAGATAGGAATTACCCTGGGAATCTGGGCTACAGGGTTTCTTTTGGTAACAGTTCTCTATAAAATCGCCGTAAAGGTTGAACACGAAGTAGAAGGGTAGTTTTCTTCGCCATTTTATAAATGGCTTACAGGGCCTCCGACTTGTCGGAGGCCTTTTTTTTTGTTAAAGATTATGGATCGAGAACTTAGTTGTAGAAAGCTGCTTGTAGAAGCCCCTGCGTTCTTAACAAGCAGATCGGCTTTATTAGAAGTTTTTGCCGGTTGATACCTCTTCAAGGAGATATTCACCAACTCTTCAATATATAGGTGCAAGGGCTTAACTTGGCAGAAAAACGTATACTTATAATTTACTATTCATACACCCAGCAAACCAAGATACTGCTCAAGAAATTCATCGCGGGCTTGGAAAGTACCGGTGTGACGGTAAGCCAAGAAAGGCTGGAACCTGTAAATCCCTATGAATTTCCTTTTAGATCCAACATAAGGCTCGCAATCGCCATGGTAACGACCTTCTTCCTGAAAAGAATGCCCATCAGACCTGTAACCAAAGAATGCTTTGGAAATTGGGACTGCATTATTCTGGCTGGTCCGACCTGGTCGTATCATCCTTGCGGGCCTATGCTTGATTTTCTTGATCGCTATGGGCAAGAAGTCTGCCAGGGAAAAAGAGTTGTACCCTTCATATCCTGCAGATCATACTGGCAGTTGCACTTTTGGAATGTTCAGAGGCGTCTTAAGGCCTGTGGAGCTAAGGTTGCTGAACCGATTGTCTTCATGCACCCGGGGAAAGAACCTTGGCGATTTATTGGATTGCTTCTTCAGCTCAGAGGTAAGGTTGTTGGGCGGGAGAATTCATGGTTTAGAAGGCACTATTCAGGATATGGTCATAGCAAGCAGCAGGGGCTTGAAGCCATGGCAAAGGGTAAGGATTTGGGGGAAAAGCTAATCGGTGGTTGGCTTGGCTAGAATGATCATCATGGCCACTGTCCTTCCAGATACAGAGTGTAAATGGTTTGAATTTCCTCAAAGAAAAATAAATAGCCAAGAGCGGCAACTGAAAGGAATGGCCCAAAAGGAATACGGGTTTGCCCACCTTTTTTTTGTACGGTCATGGCAAGAATACCGATAATTGAACCGGTTAACGAACTGAATAAAATAACGAATGGTAGGGATTGCCAGCCGAGCCAAGCCCCAATCATGGCAAGCAGTTTGATATCGCCACCGCCCATTCCATCGATTTTTCTGAGAATTGCATACAATAGGGCTATTGCATACAATACTCCACCACCCAAAAGAAGGCCGATAAGGGAATCTTGCCAGGTGACTGTGTTACTCACCAGAGAAAAGGCAAAAC
Proteins encoded in this region:
- a CDS encoding carboxy terminal-processing peptidase, which translates into the protein MKIIRNCIVFQLVLCFLAFSAGSYAASTEAGKVDQKRNRFIGYLLNKQLPALHFSDKEVNDELAKAAFHLYIKQLDYQKRFLLKKDVEQLSAFAPYIDDNLANGRITLPDTGYDIINEKIDLVQKTVDSMLASNTVKISAGVGVVTVGSFDVQKKESYETDPEKIDFAQDIKELSDRWRKLIKAQVISQFLDLEEEQAKPKDKDKAGKKKSEEELWQEALNKVSKRNKTFFLRLRQETLQDHYDRFFNCVARAFDPHTNYIPPAGKEQFDISMRGSLEGIGALLREDDGFIKVVRIIPGSASARQGTLKAEDIILQVAQEKEEPVDISDMRLRDAVRLIRGPKGKAVSLTVKKVDGSTQVVRIVRDVVQIEETFVKSTIIESPGGGKTGYIFIPSFYRDFEGTRNGSKGRNSTDDTLKEIVSLKKENVDGIVLDLRDDGGGALVDAVDIAGLFIKSGPIVQVKNSFGDKRVLSDTDEKEYYDGPLVVLVNKFSASASEIVAAALQDYKRAVVVGSKHTHGKGTVQTIIDLNENIPLLHLGKYEDLGVLKVMIQKFYRVNGSSTQYKGVEPDIFLPNLFEHIKSGERYLDYSLPWDAIEPIHFTPWSDKSFDLEQLRKLSKERGEKDEGLKTIEEEAVKAAYRAEHSVMPIDLADMRNQRQESRLVREKIGTHYRKYREEQGEGGEFDEPEDEKGDPKEIWLKNVKEDPYIREAVNIVGDISHVPRL
- a CDS encoding RsbRD N-terminal domain-containing protein, with protein sequence MDLAEGFRNHKEKIIDKWVEYTLSTYGSSGFFIKERDKFANPVGGNIREAFGRLFPLLVKGADSKEFFAPLEQIMSIRSVQDFSPSQAVAPLNALKHITREVFTADKERRHLVQELYDFEFAIDLAMLAAFDIYMQCRERLYKVRIAEIKSGSHILTDSRCPSKLLSEDNTKVLK
- the dsrM gene encoding sulfate reduction electron transfer complex DsrMKJOP subunit DsrM, with product MKYAFSFLAVIALVLIAWLGSQIPGMPYLFGVALPYLAIMIFLGGCVYKVVQWAKSPVPFPIQTTCGQGKSLDFIKHDRLEAPFTTAEVVARMFLEIVTFRSLFRNTKSEIHEGPHITYESSKWLWVFALIFHYSFLSIVVRHMRLFLDPVPAWIGWWEFIDGIFEVGAPTWYMSDVGLVAGCLLLFSRRLITRHVRYISLMNDYFPLVLIFAVAVTGILMRFVLRTDIDIVNIKQLTVGLVSLSPTIGAKIGSIFYIHVFLVCILLAYFPFSKLMHFAGVFLSPTRNLKNNSRAVRHLNPWNPKITPHSYAGYEDEFREFMVDAGIPVEKELSPAKDEK
- a CDS encoding (Fe-S)-binding protein — encoded protein: MEWMDIPVVFKSGNYAYPAKKEKVEYLNSQSGLSFPNAREWSPEDDDWKLQDGWQDIIIRGLKERLDKFRSLKIFMDCCVRCGACADKCHFFLGTGDPKNMPVLRAELLRSVYRNEFTLAGKILGKMAGAREMTAAVLKEWFMYSYQCTECRRCSVFCPYGIDTAEVTMMLRELLHLVGVGINWILEPASNSNRTGNHMGLQPHTFKDNVEFLVDDVENLTGIRPNISFNRKGAEVLFITPSADVFAEPGLYTAMGYLILFEAIGLDYTWSTYASEGGNFGLFTNNETMKKLNAKMYAEAKRLGVKYIIGGECGHMWRVVHQYMDTMNGPADFLEVPKSPITGTVFSNAASSKMVHISEFTADLIKNGKLKLDKSRNSHVKATFHDSCNTSRAMGLLDEPRYILDHVVDWVEMPENTIREQTFCCGSGTGLNTDEIMELRMRSGLPRANAVKYVQEKHGVNMLSCVCAIDRATLTSLMNYWNPGVGVCGLSELVANALVQEGETRGELDEGLRTML
- the dsrJ gene encoding sulfate reduction electron transfer complex DsrMKJOP subunit DsrJ: MYNKGTIIPGLIIFVLLITFPLWFNAFSKASTVPKVELPPGGQKECVAPAAEMRANHMVLLNEWRDDVLRDGNRVAVKVGGVEYRKGLQTACMACHTNKEKFCDTCHVYTSVKPFCWDCHLTPSVLAAKKETN
- a CDS encoding 4Fe-4S dicluster domain-containing protein, translating into MDKQRRKFLKIAGATALAGISAPVVVNLTGSPAVASAAKNQASAQAAAAGGHGDDTAPKGVKLGLLIDMRKLYGHPELLDKATQACNKAHNIPKIDNKKSEIKWIWKTPFANAFTDQSTSNASYTTRNNDFLVLCNHCAEPPCVRVCPTKATFVDKKTGIVAMDFHRCIGCRFCMMGCPYGARSFNWMDPLPFIEELNPDFPARMRGVVEKCNFCGERLALGKEPACVEAVKEAGAIIFGDLNDPNSEIRRILDKEHTIQRQAAYGTKPSVFYIV
- the nrfD gene encoding polysulfide reductase NrfD; translated protein: MIEKALKGNPAYWMWLAFLSAFIAVGGICYLRQFLFGMHLTGMGRDLSWGLYISQFTFLVGVAAGGLMLVLPYYIHNYKAFGRMTILGEFLAISSIVMCLMFIMADIGQPLRGLNMIFHPTPNSMLFWDMVVLLGYLGLNVICGWVILTAERKQVKPPKWVYIFVYISIPFAVSIHTVTAMLYCGLPGRHFWLSAITAPRFLASAFAAGPALIVIACLIMKRIAHFDVGKEAINKLTTIIMYAALINAFFVCLEFFVGYYSNIPGHKHALEYLFFGLEHHGHVYNNLVPFMWTSVVFCFGGLGLFAYMKIANWSTDFFIGIGCALIFIALWLDKGLGFVMGGLAVNPLDEVVEYIPTANEIGITLGIWATGFLLVTVLYKIAVKVEHEVEG